A DNA window from Acropora palmata chromosome 12, jaAcrPala1.3, whole genome shotgun sequence contains the following coding sequences:
- the LOC141860513 gene encoding uncharacterized protein LOC141860513, which translates to MDTADRYAALFGSLLELFNLKQHVTVPTHRSGNILYLVLSRKDAEALKVDELVVMEQLSSDHKAICFQLNLQKPLNERKSVFSRRLRNFDFGAFNKMIVSLGLLADVSDLPLELLVDRYDNVLHDTMDILAPVKPRTIVSRPNAPWYNEDIGNEKRKQRRLEHKWHSSRLESDRVSCREQYSVVNTMLYKAKESYYSSLIQDNAHNTRLLFRSIDKLLQRQTEQHYPSADNDQQLANAFADFFTSKIERIREELVLRKSGLVHAPGQAKPTCLSRLCDFDLVTDDDVLKLSEVPLSRLVNLTPYQQS; encoded by the coding sequence ATGGATACGGCTGACAGATATGCAGCACTATTCGGCAGTTTATTAGAATTATTCAACCTGAAACAACATGTGACTGTTCCCACCCATAGGAGTGGTAATATTTTGTACCTTGTCCTTTCTAGGAAGGATGCTGAGGCGTTGAAAGTCGACGAACTTGTTGTAATGGAGCAGTTAAGTTCTGACCACAAAGCTATTTGTTTTCAGCTGAATCTTCAGAAACCGCTCAATGAGCGTAAATCCGTTTTTAGTCGCAGGCTCAGGAACTTTGATTTTGGGGCCTTTAATAAGATGATCGTCTCGTTGGGTTTGCTTGCAGATGTCAGTGACCTCCCCCTCGAGTTGCTGGTTGATAGGTATGATAACGTCCTGCACGATACTATGGATATATTGGCTCCGGTGAAACCTCGGACCATCGTCTCTCGTCCAAATGCCCCCTGGTATAACGAGGACATTGGCAACGAGAAGAGGAAGCAGCGCAGGTTAGAGCACAAGTGGCACTCTAGCCGTCTTGAGTCGGACAGAGTGAGCTGTAGAGAGCAATATAGTGTTGTGAATACGATGCTTTACAAAGCCAAGGAATCCTACTACTCGTCACTTATCCAAGACAACGCCCATAACACCAGGCTCCTGTTTCGATCTATAGATAAGTTATTACAAAGGCAAACTGAGCAGCACTATCCTTCTGCGGATAATGATCAACAACTTGCTAATGCTTTTGCAGATTTTTTCACTTCCAAGATAGAAAGGATTCGAGAAGAGCTTGTACTTAGGAAAAGTGGACTTGTTCATGCCCCAGGTCAGGCCAAGCCCACCTGCCTGTCACGGTTATGTGACTTTGACTTGGTCACCGATGACGACGTCTTGAAACTGTCAGAAGTTCCACTATCAAGGCTAGTAAACTTGACCCCATACCAGCAATCATAA
- the LOC141860534 gene encoding uncharacterized protein LOC141860534 — protein sequence MSSSEEEVEFSDNNSDEYPLSSSPEYKIKHESDGAFASPLASEDEDAAAAAFAEEPLTDVEWTAQYKRERKDNEELEKQLKDRLEGTVAVSEWCGCGNCSVFLLQNISECYC from the exons atgtcTTCATCAGAAGAAGAAGTAGAGTTTAGTGACAACAATTCAGACGAATATCCACTTAGTTCATCTCCAGAATACAAGATCAAACATGAAAGCGATGGCGCCTTCGCATCTCCGTTGGCGAGCGAGGATGAAgatgctgctgctgctgcatTTGCCGAAGAGCCACTCACAGATGTAGAATGGACAGCACAgtacaaaagagaaagaaaagataacGAAGAACTGGAGAAACAGTTAAAGGATCGATTAGAGGGCACTGTAGCAGTAAGCGAGTG GTGCGGGTGTGGAAACTGCAGTGTGTTCCTTCTTCAGAACATCAGCGAATGTTATTGTTGA